In a single window of the Acyrthosiphon pisum isolate AL4f chromosome X, pea_aphid_22Mar2018_4r6ur, whole genome shotgun sequence genome:
- the LOC115033094 gene encoding FK506-binding protein 5-like codes for MDQQQISSVIDLLSDSESDEDTKNTTLKSSFGNNSKGKSNKMVEKICVPEDYKCLMGKTKDDVFVDIEDCLGAISLRTSSRSFKNILTTYNGSNCSFPADEVIIIDDDMNINEDNRTTMKSKELLSKVESKTFPSTVSSNSKSTTLQLDEKINKNDKTPWNMFGKAQNILDATKKQSLQDSVTKSRTNSNINDSSNQINIGPDVDFDESLLETLLSTLHNGLENNGELYSFNNEELDFFFGRDLLDTNETEERIDTVCVDQGDSSVSESDSTIGAFDTWAQITRVLQSSFTSKDIKDTKESKTTNQGVNHLKESFCPSEEIDDDQSSTVSVTGIPVLQAVISEVMSKIDLDCVASNKTITPHKVPITDVVEISSDEEVTVDVPKSHALSVKQIQTQEKEVKSYKLKKEEEERKHRENNERKKKEENERKIKELQEKMKIEEERKRLEKIEEEGKEMDSIAMEKRLKVFNDRLKNDLVTDENNQLAMRVVVKEETGNHDLEDIIDEINKIKNKIDENICIKNEFSECIGFNEYNPYNPYKNYGVVPPVHFKKNNEHLENDTNIEQELIESRKAPINDDFETFDLRERGIEKCMGSEGKPSKEVETNSTEVKIINRTRGLKVEEKLKESYVSKNMSTKLRPQIKSSGSSSSSASPTSLENPSIPSYEYKKQTRNTDDNSKRNITSNTLYDNKNNTDINIDPSVIVRKENLNREVIGIPRTRTRPSSFKQKIISETTSSKQDQDNGAAIIPKETVGTTTIVSTSTHPDYQTTSSKTTPKTISNKNMINDINFDKILVIPVVMLSTSQIKLHKVYHRSVNNFIKQKDIKPTHDQIQKQIVTTTQLDKQPPKKRGRKRRIDIQNEKQESYSRNKTSQNVAINNTSIKEAEHPAKRPRMSLKLCNCENDSVNK; via the exons ATGGACCAACAGCAAATTTCAAGTGTTATTGATCTATTAAGTGACAGCGAATCTGATGAAGACACTAAAAATACCACTCTTAAAAGTTCTTTTGGAAATAATAGTAAaggaaaaagtaataaaatggtAGAGAAAATATGTGTACCTGAAGATTATAAATGCTTGATGGGCAAAACCAAAGATGATGTTTTTGTTGATATTGAAGATTGTTTAGGTGCTATTTCGTTACGCACATCAAGCCGatctttcaaaaatatattgactacATACAATGGTAGTAATTGTTCATTTCCTGCCGatgaagttattattattgatgatgatATGAATATTAACGAAGATAATAGGACAACAATGAAATCGAAAGAGTTATTAAGTAAAGTTGAATCAAAAACCTTTCCTTCTACTGTTTCAAGTAATTCAAAATCAACAACACTTCAATTGGatgaaaagataaataaaaatgataaaacacCATGGAATATGTTTGGAAAAGcccaaaatattttagatgCTACAAAAAAACAGAGTCTTCAAGATAGTGTAACGAAAAGTAGAACAAATAGTAACATAAATGATTCCAGCAACCAAATCAATATAGGACCAGATGTCGATTTCGATGAATCGTTACTTGAAACATTATTGTCTACATTGCATAATGGTCTTGAAAATAATGGCGAATTATACTCTTTTAATAATGAAGAATTAGATTTTTTCTTTGGACGTGATTTGTTAGATACTAATGAAACGGAGGAACGTATAGATACAGTTTGTGTGGATCAAGGTGATTCTTCTGTAAGTGAAAGTGATTCAACTATTGGAGCTTTTGATACCTGGGCTCAAATTACTAGAGTACTACAAAGTTCATTTACTTCAAAAGACATTAAAGATACCAAAGAATCGAAGACTACAAACCAAGGAGTAAATCACTTGAAAGAGAGTTTTTGTCCGTCTGAGGAAATTGATGACGATCAAAGCTCTACAGTATCAGTCACCGGAATACCTGTTTTACAGGCTGTAATATCAGAGGTTATgagtaaaattgatttagattGTGTTGCATCTAATAAAACCATCACCCCacataaagtacctattactGATGTTGTTGAAATAAGTAGTGATGAGGAAGTGACTGTGGATGTTCCAAAATCACATGCCTTAAGTGTCAAGCAAATTCAAACACAAGAAAAAGAAGTGAAatcctataaattaaaaaaagaagagGAAGAAAGAAAGCACAGAGAAAATAACgaaagaaagaaaaaagaagaaaatgaaAGAAAGATAAAAGAATTacaagaaaaaatgaaaatagaagAAGAACGAAAACGACTTGAGAAAATAGAAGAAGAAGGAAAGGAAATGGATAGCATAGCAATGGAAAAAAGGTTAAAAGTATTTAACGATAGGCTTAAAAATGATTTGGTAACTGatgaaaataatcaattagCTATGAGAGTAGTAGTTAAAGAGGAAACTGGTAATCATGATTTAGaagatattattgatgaaattaataaaataaaaaataaaattgatgaaaatatttgtataaaaaatgaatttagtgAATGCATTggatttaatgaatataatccATACAATCCATACAAGAATTATGGAGTTGTTCCGCCtgtacattttaagaaaaacaatgaGCATTTAGAAAATGATACAAATATAGAACAAGAATTGATTGAAAGTAGAAAAGCGCCTATAAATGATGATTTTGAAACATTTGATCTAAGAGAACGAGGAATAGAGAAGTGTATGGGATCTGAAGGAAAACCCTCTAAAGAAGTAGAAACAAATTCAACTGAAGTTAAGATTATCAATAGGACCAGGGGACTAAAGGTTGAAGAAAAGCTTAAAGAATCATATGTTTCTAAAAATATGTCTACTAAACTACGACCACAAATAAAATCTTCCGGATCCTCGTCATCTAGTGCAAGTCCAACTAGTCTCGAGAATCCATCAATTCCTAGTTATgagtataaaaaacaaactagGAATACAGATGATAATAGTAAACGGAACATCACTTCAAAcacattatatgataataagaACAATACAGATATAAACATTGACCCTAGTGTCATTGTGAGAAAAGAAAATTTGAATCGTGAAGTTATTGGTATTCCAAGAACTCGTACTCGTCCATCatcatttaaacaaaaaataatttcggAAACTACATCTTCAAAGCAAGACCAAGATAATGGTGCAGCAATCATTCCAAAAGAAACTGTAGGAACAACGACTATCGTGTCAACTTCTACACACCCCGATTATCAGACCACAAGTTCAAAAACCACCCCCAAAActatttccaataaaaatatgattaatgatattaattttgataaaatattggtaATCCCTGTAGTAATGTTATCTACAAGTCAAATTAAACTTCACAAAGTATATCATCGATCAGTTAACAACTTTATAAAGCAAAAAGATATTAAGCC aaCACATGaccaaattcaaaaacaaattgttacTACAACCCAGTTGGATAAGCAGCCTCCTAAGAAACGAGGCCGCAAACGTCGAATTGacattcaaaatgaaaaacaagagtcttatag CAGAAATAAAACATCTCAAAATGTGGCAATAAATAACACATCAATAAAG GAGGCAGAACATCCAGCTAAAAGACCTAGAATGAGTCTTAAGTTATGTAATTGTGAAAATGATTCAGTGAACAAGTAA